Within uncultured Methanoregula sp., the genomic segment GTTCTATCCCCCATCTCCTTACCGTGGTAGCAGAACGACCGGTTCAGCCTGCACCTGCTGAAGGTCTCATACTCCTGGATACGGACTGCTCTCTCTCATGGCAGCCTCTCCCTGCCGGTGAACGCAGCAGAGTGTTCCTGGATCACCTCTGCCGGCACCATGCCCTGATGGAAACGGTATGCCGGATGATGAAGCAGTAGTAGTTACATACAAAATACCGGCCGGATGCAATACGCAAGTCTTTTTAGAGGTGTTTTTAATAATCATACGTAGGTGCTCCAATGGCAGTCATCAAAAGTATTGATATTATGTCCTGGGCTAAAATTCAGGCCCTCTTCGGTATTGTGTTCGGCCTTTTTTACGGGGTTCTCTTCGCGATGATGGGAACGGTAATCGGGTTCAATAAGGGAATGCCCGGCCTTGAAGCGTTCGGTTTCATGACCATCATCATATTCCCGATCGTATTTGCGATCATGGGCTTTATCTGCGGTGCGATTATGGCCTTCTTCTATAACCTCTTCGCAGGGAAGATCGGCGGCGTTCAGATCGAACTCGAATAATAATCCCTTTTTCCCCTTCATTCAATTATGCGGGCACACCCGCTTGCCACGGCCGCTTTCCGCACAGCTTCTGCCACCATACTCACGACATTCCTGTTGAGGATCCGGGGAAGCAGCCTGTCTTTGCGGGGCCGTTTGATATACCCTGCGAGGGCATGCGCAGCTGCCACTTTCATCTCGTCAGAGATCCGCGATGCAGAGACATCCAGCGCCCCGCGGAAGATCCCCGGGAATGCCAGGGCATAGTTGATCTGGTTGGGGTATTCTCCCCTGCCCGTACCGACAATAGCTGCCCCCGCCTGGAGTGCGTCCTGGGGAAGGATCTCGGGCATAGGGTGGGCAAGAGCGAAGATAATGGGATCTTCGTTCATGGATCGTACCATCTGCTGTGTGATAATTCCGGGAACTGAGACCCCGATACAGACATCCGCTCCTTCCATGGCATCAGCAAGCGTCCCGGTTCGCCCGGTACGATTTGTCTCGTCACCTATGATGAACTTGTACTTGTTCGTGTACAGTCCCGGCCGGTGGCGATAGATGATGCCCTCCCGGTCGCAGACGATAATATTGTTGACCGAGCTGCAGATGTTGGGATCATAACCGATACACTTCAGCATCCGTATGATGGCAAAGCCGGCAGCCCCTGCCCCGCAGACTACCACATTCAGGTCTTCAAAACGCTTTTTGGTGACTTTGCAGGCGTTCAGGAGTGCTGCAAGAACCACCACGGCAGTACCATGCTGGTCATCGTGCATAACCGGAATGCCGATATCCTGCAGGGATTCCTCAAGTTCGAAACATTTGGGGGCAGCGATGTCCTCCAAGGCAATCCCGCCAAAAACCGGGGCAATGTTCCTGACATCGTCCGCGAATTGCGTGTGGTAACTCTCGAAACAGATGGGGAAAGCATCGATCCCGGCCAGTTTCTTGAAGAGGATGGCTTTTCCTTCCATGACCGGGATGGCGGCGTATCCCCCGATGTTCCCAAGGGAGAGGACCCGGGAGCCGTCACTCACGATCGCGATCGTGTTTGCCTTCAGCGTATACTTGTAGGCAAGGGTCTTGTCTTTTGCAATCTCCCGGCAGACCTCAGCAACGCCCGGCGTGTAGGCTAGGGAGAGGTCTCTCCGGTTGGCCAGGGCGACTTTGGAATGGACTTCTATCTTCCCCTGATATTTTTCGTGGAGGGAGAGCGATTCCGCGTAGATATCTTTCTTCTTTACCCTGGCCAAGACCTGCACTTCCCTTTTTGAATGATGGCGATACGATGTCATCAATCTTCTTGTGGGAAGGCAAAACGTGGAACAACGGTGTTATAAGGTGCCGGAATCCTGAATACCCTCAAGGCACATTACGCTCATTGGCCCGGTCTGAATTCTTTGTCAATCCACGCGGCTATCGCATTCCGGACCGACCGGTAAGCTCCTGCGATATCTTCTGAGGATCCCTTGACCGTGTGGGGGTCCAGGAACCCGTAATGAATCGTTTTTTTCGCACAGGGAACAACCGGGCAGACCTGGTGTGCCTGATCACAGATCGTTACCGCGATATCGATTGACTGGCCGGTAAATTCGTCAAGGGTTTTCGAGCGGTGATGCGAGATATCGATCCCGATCTCCCTCATTGCGGCGATTGCATGCGGGCTTACTGTTGATTGGCGTGTTCCGGCGCTGAACGCCTCGTACCGGTCGCCATACCGCGCCCGGAGCAGCCCTTCTGCCATCTGCGACCGGGCAGCATTCGCTGTACAAACGAAGAGAACCCGGATCTTTTTCATCATTTGGTATTCCCGCAGGATGTTTGTTCCTGGCTTCCGCAGCAGGTGCTCTCCTCCCCGCCGCAACTGCATTCCCCGCTGTCCAGATCTTTTCCCCGCAGTGCAGCCCCGATCATCGCCCATGCACAGCCGACGCCACTTTGCACTTCAATGGCCTGTACCGGGCAGTTCTTCGCACATGCTCCGCATTCCATGCAGGCAGAAGACCTGGCGATGGAAACCGTATCTTTCCCTGCAGAGAAGACCCCGTGGGGGCAGACTTCCATGCAACGCCTGCAGTTTATGCAGCGTTCGGGGTTAAGGTGGAGTGTTGTCTCCGTGTAACAGTCAAACATCAGATCCACCCCGCAAGCCGGCCCAGTCCAAGCACAATACCCAGGACAATTCCGGTAACGGCCATGCATGCCATGACCGGGATATACCGGAATATCTCCTTTTTTACCCCGGTTCGTGACGTGAACGTTGTCGATCCCGTGAAGTTCAGTGCAAGGTATGCCGTTACGGCAGGCATAATGAGGAGCGGTATTACTGCGCCCGCTGCCCGCGCCCACAATGGCAGCAAGGGAGTTTCACCCCAGAGGAATGCAAACGGGAGTGCGACCACTGTGCCGAGGATAAGACCTTTGGTGGAGAAGTCACGGGTAGGAATAACCGGGAGAAGGATCGGGAAGAGAATCGTTCCGGCACCAACTGCGGCCAGTGCGGCAAGCCCGGCTGCGGGACCTGCGAGGAACCAGAGGGCGAGCGCTGCTACGATTGCCGGGAGTGCCACATGAATGAGTTCTACAGGGATCAGCACCATGCGATCCCACAGCGGGAAGGAAACCGCTCGCATCTCTGGTGTGGCAGAATGTGTTTTCAGGTATTCCGGGAGATCGCGTGCCCGGACCGGTCCGAACTCAACATGAAAACCGGTCCTTCTCATGATCTCCGGCCAGGACATGCCGGGAGCTCCTAGCTGGGGAAGGATAAGTTTCCTGTGCCTGACGATCCCGCCAAGGCCGGTCAGTTCGGTACGCCGCACGAGCTCCTCCGTCCCGAATGTTCCCTTGCCTGCGGCGCACCAGACATTGATACCTTTTGTATCGAGAACAAGAATATAACTGTCCATGCCCCCGAGTGCCGATCGTAGTGCATCGAAACTCAGGGTATAGTTTGCCGAGACAAAGACCGGCGAATCCGGCGTCGGGTTCCCGAGCTGGTAC encodes:
- a CDS encoding arsenate reductase ArsC, coding for MMKKIRVLFVCTANAARSQMAEGLLRARYGDRYEAFSAGTRQSTVSPHAIAAMREIGIDISHHRSKTLDEFTGQSIDIAVTICDQAHQVCPVVPCAKKTIHYGFLDPHTVKGSSEDIAGAYRSVRNAIAAWIDKEFRPGQ
- a CDS encoding NADP-dependent malic enzyme — encoded protein: MQVLARVKKKDIYAESLSLHEKYQGKIEVHSKVALANRRDLSLAYTPGVAEVCREIAKDKTLAYKYTLKANTIAIVSDGSRVLSLGNIGGYAAIPVMEGKAILFKKLAGIDAFPICFESYHTQFADDVRNIAPVFGGIALEDIAAPKCFELEESLQDIGIPVMHDDQHGTAVVVLAALLNACKVTKKRFEDLNVVVCGAGAAGFAIIRMLKCIGYDPNICSSVNNIIVCDREGIIYRHRPGLYTNKYKFIIGDETNRTGRTGTLADAMEGADVCIGVSVPGIITQQMVRSMNEDPIIFALAHPMPEILPQDALQAGAAIVGTGRGEYPNQINYALAFPGIFRGALDVSASRISDEMKVAAAHALAGYIKRPRKDRLLPRILNRNVVSMVAEAVRKAAVASGCARIIE
- the hgcB gene encoding mercury methylation ferredoxin HgcB translates to MFDCYTETTLHLNPERCINCRRCMEVCPHGVFSAGKDTVSIARSSACMECGACAKNCPVQAIEVQSGVGCAWAMIGAALRGKDLDSGECSCGGEESTCCGSQEQTSCGNTK
- the hgcA gene encoding mercury methylation corrinoid protein HgcA; protein product: MNPEKTEGCGCSKNTAKPACGCQEQTQVPSEIRSTESTINAANRLDHMLARWGVNRGGHRVLPGLYQLGNPTPDSPVFVSANYTLSFDALRSALGGMDSYILVLDTKGINVWCAAGKGTFGTEELVRRTELTGLGGIVRHRKLILPQLGAPGMSWPEIMRRTGFHVEFGPVRARDLPEYLKTHSATPEMRAVSFPLWDRMVLIPVELIHVALPAIVAALALWFLAGPAAGLAALAAVGAGTILFPILLPVIPTRDFSTKGLILGTVVALPFAFLWGETPLLPLWARAAGAVIPLLIMPAVTAYLALNFTGSTTFTSRTGVKKEIFRYIPVMACMAVTGIVLGIVLGLGRLAGWI